One segment of Bradyrhizobium sp. WD16 DNA contains the following:
- a CDS encoding flagellar hook assembly protein FlgD, translated as MATDATAPNSTVVTRPSTSQMQDAGARSAAQSPVGLADNFQTFLTMLTTQLKNQNPLDPLGVNQFTQQLVQFAQVEQQLKGNNLLATLVSTQRALQSTQALAFVGTTAVVEGSSAMLARGSALWTMRAPKGVEAAVAITNAAGQTVYSGNLGLKAGENSFVWDGRSNDGGRAPDGRYRLTVSAKDGSGQGVAISIETQGTVDSVDLSASPVLLSIGGESYTVDKIKRVVRSSSAGVRNSP; from the coding sequence ATGGCTACCGATGCGACTGCGCCGAACTCAACCGTCGTCACGCGACCATCGACATCGCAGATGCAGGACGCGGGCGCCAGGTCGGCGGCCCAGTCACCGGTCGGACTGGCCGACAATTTCCAGACGTTCCTGACGATGCTGACCACACAGCTGAAGAATCAAAATCCGCTCGACCCGTTAGGGGTCAACCAGTTCACGCAGCAGCTCGTCCAGTTTGCCCAGGTCGAACAGCAACTCAAGGGCAACAACTTGCTTGCGACGCTCGTGAGCACACAACGAGCTTTGCAATCCACCCAGGCTCTGGCCTTCGTCGGCACGACGGCGGTCGTCGAAGGCAGCTCCGCAATGCTGGCCAGGGGCTCGGCGCTCTGGACTATGCGCGCCCCAAAAGGCGTTGAGGCTGCTGTCGCGATCACAAACGCCGCCGGTCAGACCGTGTACTCCGGTAATCTCGGACTCAAGGCGGGTGAAAACAGCTTCGTGTGGGATGGCAGGAGCAACGACGGCGGTAGAGCGCCGGATGGCAGGTACAGGCTGACCGTGAGCGCGAAAGACGGCAGCGGGCAGGGCGTGGCGATATCGATAGAGACGCAGGGCACCGTCGATTCGGTCGACCTGAGCGCAAGTCCTGTTCTGTTGTCGATCGGGGGCGAGAGCTACACCGTGGACAAGATCAAGCGAGTGGTGAGGTCGTCTTCGGCCGGTGTGCGCAAT